The following nucleotide sequence is from Gemmatimonadaceae bacterium.
GCCGCCTATCGGAATCAGGTCGACTGGGGCATTAGCCGTGCTTGGGTAGATCTCTATACCCATCACGGATCGCACGTCCACGATGTTGTCCAGAGAGAGTCGTAGGACGTCCGATCCGACCTGCCGGGAACCACTTGGATTGATGGACTGCGGCACTTCTGAACTGATGTCGTCCTGGAGGGTGCCCCGCACCCGTTGGCCGTCAACGAGGATCGTCATCGGACACCGGCCGCGGCCGAGAAGTACGGTCTGCGTACGCTCGCGTAACCGCGAGACGTAACCAACTGACACTGAGCGCCGGCCTTGAAACATTTGAGACAGGTAGATAGCTCCGCGAGCGTCCAATTCTTCTGGCGTGACGAACTCCGCGGTGAATGCCCCACGCTTTGCGCGCTCGAGGCGATCATAGAACCCTCGGCTTGCTAGTGGCGTTGCATAAGTGGCCATCACCCTCACGGTGTCCAGAATGGGAGTGAGTCTTGTCAACGTCACGTGCACGTCCCCATCGGAGGTTGAACGAGGAAGTCGCGCATCGAAAAGTCGGAATCCCATTCGCCGGACCACGACGGAGACTGTATCGCGCCTAGCAACAAGAAACACCGCGGCGCCGGTTGAGTCGGCCGTGACAGCATTCCCGCCATTGATGCTCACCCACGCGTACGGTACGGGGTGTCCTTCGCCTGTCGTCACGCGTACTATGGTGCGCACGGGGCTCTGCGCGCGCACCAGTGACGCGACTCCGCACAGGAGGCAGATCCATGACCATGTGATTCTGCTCATCCGCAATTCGACATCACTCCCCTACTAATTCATGATCCGCGTCACCTTCGTCGTACTTCATCGGACTCGCAGGTTCACTATCGAGTAGGATCCTTGCCGGCGCGCAATGCATTGATGGTTCGGAGCAATTGCGAGTCATCGGGTGGCCTCGCGAACCGCCAACCACTAACAACACCGTGGGGGTGCCTTCGATTGCCAGTGCCTGGCCGAGCTGTCGACCACCTTCAATCGCTGTGTGAGAGTTCTCGTCACGAACACATCTGGCGAATGCGGCGGTATCGGTGATGCCAGCATCTCTCGCGTATGCCGTCCATTCCTTCAGGCCAAACGAGTCCTGTTTCGCGAAGAGCAGATCATACATTGACGATAGGCGTGACTGTCGTGCGGCGCAATCTGCCGCGCGTGCGGCCGCATTCGCAAAGCGATGCATCGCAAGCGGGTAGTGCACCATGCGCAACGCAAACGCACTCGGCTCCTTTTGCTTCAGGTGCATGACGCGTTTATGAAACTCTTGACACGCCGGGCATTCGAAGTCAGTGAACACGACAATCTCGACGGACGCAACGCTGTCGCCAATCGCCACTGAGGCGTCCCTCAACTTCTTCCAGCTTGACTCGCGTTTCAGTGCTTCTACCGGCACGCTTGGGCCAGGTTTGGCGGATGCGCCGGAGAACTCACGGTGAATGGCGATGCCAACGAGCCCAACGGCAGCCACCGTAAGCGTGATCGTCAGTACGCGATCAAGTGTCGTGTCCATGATGAGTCACCCCTCCGATGACCACATCGTCAGTCGGAGATAGAGGCTGCCGTCTCAGGACGCAAGGCGGGGATCTCTGTCAAGTAGCTTCCTGGCTTAGCCACTACTGCTCGTAATAGCAGAGCACCTTCCAGTGTCCGGGCGGGCAGTCGTCGTTCGGAGGTTCTACACACGCACCAGCGTAAGTTGTGTAGCCGCATACGAACCTGCACTGCATGTCATACTCCGGTAGCACTTCAAGACCCGGGCAGAATCCTCCTGCTTGCCCGCAAATGCCGCATTGTACCGGTGATGCGGCGGCGGGCATTCGCTGACCAAGAAGGGCTGCGACCGAGAGTATGCACGTCGCGGCGGCCTTCAGCATCAGTCTTCGTCTCGTCATGACTTGGCTCCTCCAAGATACTGAGTGTGAACAAGAACACAGCGGTGCGGCGGCAAAGCCGCCATTGGATCTGCAGAGCAAGCCGCTTTGGCGACAACTCAGGGGGCGCCATTCCTTTTGCCGAACTCAATATCCCCCCCCCGCTCCACCTATCTCGCAAGCCCCAAAATGTGTCAGGCGACGGTTGGGGCAGACCGTTACGTGATGTAATGGCGCTCGGCAATGTTCTGCCTTAGCTTGGGGTCACGGCGCCGCGCAATGTACGGTGGTGCCTCCGTCCCGACCTCACGGTTGCCCCCCGTCATAACGCCCAGGCCGCCATGAACTGAGTGGCGCATTGCGCGCCTGGCTTGATAAGGGGGACCCTTGCGAGACCTTGCAACGGGTGAGCCGAGCGTCGTGTCATTCGCACGGTACTCGCCTAATCGTGAGTCGGTGTCACGGGGGACACATGATCGGCGTCGGGCACCCGCCGCGGATGAGGATATCGCCAAACTGATCGCCCGCGCTAACGACCGATTCCCATCAGAAGCGGTCGACGCTTGGTGCGCGTTGCGGACTACGACGAACCCAATCGCGCATCAACTCGTCGACAATATCTTCCTGACCGGCGTCTCACAGATCTGCGCCAAACGCTTGGCGAGCCACCTCGGCATCAGCCGATCTTCACTGCACGGACTGTGCAAGAAGAACGCTGGCTGTTCGGTCAAGGTGATTCTGAGTCGCGCACGTTTCGCCGTCGTCGCAAACGTCCTCGCGCGCACGCCCACGCCGACCGGCGATGTCGCTTGCCTTGTCGGTTTCATTGACGCTGGGTCCCTTCGGCGCTTGGTTCGGCGACAGTCGGGCTTGGCGCTCAGGGAATTTCAATGCCACGTGCAGATACATGGAGCAGGATTCGTGTTGACCCAGGCTACGAGATTTGCGCCGAGCACATCAACACAATAGCACTCCACGCTACAGCGTCGCCGGAAGGAACGATTCTTCGCGGAAAGCTCTGACAGCGTCTAGGCTCTGCCTAAACCACCTCGCCGAACAGCTTTCCGACGAGAGCCGTCGCCGCCATCGCCACCGACCCCCAGAACGCGACGCGCACTGCCCCGCGCAGCATCGGCGCTCCGCCAAGCCGCGCCGCGAGTGAACCGAGTCCGACCAGCAGCACGAGCGTCACCCCCATCACCACTGGCGTGATCTGCGCGAGCGGAACGGCCAGGACCACAATCAGCGGCGGGGCCGCGCCAACGGCGAACGCCGCCGCCGAACTCAACGCCGCCTGGATCGGGCGGGCGCGGGTGAGTTCATGGATGCCGAGTTCATCGCGGGCATGGGCACCCAGCGCATCCTTCGCCATCAACTGTTGGGCCACCTGCTTGGCGAGTTCCGGCGTGAGGCCGCGTTCGATGTAGATGCCGGTCAGTTCGGCGTGCTCATGTTCCGGCATCGTCGCCAGTTCCTGGCGTTCGCGCGCGAGGTCCGCGATCTCCGTGTCTGATTGCGAGCTGACGGAGACGTACTCGCCGGCCGCCATGCTGAGCGCGCCGGCGACGAGTCCCGCCGTCGCCGCGAGCAAGACGGGCGCACTCTCGGTCTGGGCGGCAGCCACGCCAACTACGAGGCTGCTGGTCGAGATCAGTCCGTCATTGGCGCCAAGCACGGCGGCGCGCAGCCAGCCGATGTGCTCCGTGCGATGCCGTTCGGTGTGGGTCATGGAGCCAGCTTAGCCCCATCGGTGCTGATGACACAAGCACCCAGGGGCAGGCGGAAACACAGACGCCCGCGCGC
It contains:
- a CDS encoding thioredoxin domain-containing protein; this encodes MDTTLDRVLTITLTVAAVGLVGIAIHREFSGASAKPGPSVPVEALKRESSWKKLRDASVAIGDSVASVEIVVFTDFECPACQEFHKRVMHLKQKEPSAFALRMVHYPLAMHRFANAAARAADCAARQSRLSSMYDLLFAKQDSFGLKEWTAYARDAGITDTAAFARCVRDENSHTAIEGGRQLGQALAIEGTPTVLLVVGGSRGHPMTRNCSEPSMHCAPARILLDSEPASPMKYDEGDADHELVGE
- a CDS encoding VIT family protein; amino-acid sequence: MTHTERHRTEHIGWLRAAVLGANDGLISTSSLVVGVAAAQTESAPVLLAATAGLVAGALSMAAGEYVSVSSQSDTEIADLARERQELATMPEHEHAELTGIYIERGLTPELAKQVAQQLMAKDALGAHARDELGIHELTRARPIQAALSSAAAFAVGAAPPLIVVLAVPLAQITPVVMGVTLVLLVGLGSLAARLGGAPMLRGAVRVAFWGSVAMAATALVGKLFGEVV